A genomic segment from Eulemur rufifrons isolate Redbay chromosome 19, OSU_ERuf_1, whole genome shotgun sequence encodes:
- the DGUOK gene encoding deoxyguanosine kinase, mitochondrial isoform X3 produces MRGAGPEGSPSKATLACAAQSLGNLLDMMYQEPARWSYTFQTFSFMSRLKVQLEPFPEKNPVQIFERYIFAKNLFENGSLNDIEWHIYQDWHSFLLQEFASRLILHGFIYLQATPQVCLKRLHLRAREEEKGIELAYLEQLHGQHETWFIHKTTKLHFEALLNIPVLVLDVNDDFSEEVTKQEELMRKVNTFVKNL; encoded by the exons GCCTGTGCCGCCCAAAGTCTTGGAAACTTGCTGGATATGATGTACCAGGAGCCAGCACGATGGTCCTACACATTCCAGACATTTTCCTTTATGAGCCGCCTCAAAGTCCAGTTGGAGCCCTTCCCTGAAAAGAACCCAGTGCAGATCTTTGAGAG GTATATCTTTGCAAAGAATCTTTTTGAAAATGGTTCCCTCAATGACATCGAATGGCATATCTATCAGGACTGGCATTCTTTTCTCCTGCAGGAGTTTGCCAGCCGGCTCATATTACATGGCTTCATCTACCTCCAGGCTACTCCCCAG GTTTGCTTGAAGAGACTACACCTGAGggccagggaggaagagaaaggaattgaGCTGGCCTATCTCGAGCAGCTTCATGGTCAACACGAAACCTGGTTTATTCACAAGACAACTAA GCTCCACTTTGAGGCTCTGCTGAACATTCCAGTGCTGGTATTGGATGTCAATGATGATTTTTCTGAAGAAGTAACCAAACAAGAAGAACTCATGAGAAAG GTAAACACTTTTGTAAAGAATCTGTAA
- the DGUOK gene encoding deoxyguanosine kinase, mitochondrial isoform X6: MMYQEPARWSYTFQTFSFMSRLKVQLEPFPEKNPVQIFERSVYSDRYIFAKNLFENGSLNDIEWHIYQDWHSFLLQEFASRLILHGFIYLQATPQVCLKRLHLRAREEEKGIELAYLEQLHGQHETWFIHKTTKLHFEALLNIPVLVLDVNDDFSEEVTKQEELMRKVNTFVKNL, from the exons ATGATGTACCAGGAGCCAGCACGATGGTCCTACACATTCCAGACATTTTCCTTTATGAGCCGCCTCAAAGTCCAGTTGGAGCCCTTCCCTGAAAAGAACCCAGTGCAGATCTTTGAGAGGTCTGTGTATAGTGACAG GTATATCTTTGCAAAGAATCTTTTTGAAAATGGTTCCCTCAATGACATCGAATGGCATATCTATCAGGACTGGCATTCTTTTCTCCTGCAGGAGTTTGCCAGCCGGCTCATATTACATGGCTTCATCTACCTCCAGGCTACTCCCCAG GTTTGCTTGAAGAGACTACACCTGAGggccagggaggaagagaaaggaattgaGCTGGCCTATCTCGAGCAGCTTCATGGTCAACACGAAACCTGGTTTATTCACAAGACAACTAA GCTCCACTTTGAGGCTCTGCTGAACATTCCAGTGCTGGTATTGGATGTCAATGATGATTTTTCTGAAGAAGTAACCAAACAAGAAGAACTCATGAGAAAG GTAAACACTTTTGTAAAGAATCTGTAA
- the DGUOK gene encoding deoxyguanosine kinase, mitochondrial isoform X2, producing the protein MRGAGPEGSPSKATLACAAQSLGNLLDMMYQEPARWSYTFQTFSFMSRLKVQLEPFPEKNPVQIFERSVYSDRYIFAKNLFENGSLNDIEWHIYQDWHSFLLQEFASRLILHGFIYLQATPQVCLKRLHLRAREEEKGIELAYLEQLHGQHETWFIHKTTKLHFEALLNIPVLVLDVNDDFSEEVTKQEELMRKVNTFVKNL; encoded by the exons GCCTGTGCCGCCCAAAGTCTTGGAAACTTGCTGGATATGATGTACCAGGAGCCAGCACGATGGTCCTACACATTCCAGACATTTTCCTTTATGAGCCGCCTCAAAGTCCAGTTGGAGCCCTTCCCTGAAAAGAACCCAGTGCAGATCTTTGAGAGGTCTGTGTATAGTGACAG GTATATCTTTGCAAAGAATCTTTTTGAAAATGGTTCCCTCAATGACATCGAATGGCATATCTATCAGGACTGGCATTCTTTTCTCCTGCAGGAGTTTGCCAGCCGGCTCATATTACATGGCTTCATCTACCTCCAGGCTACTCCCCAG GTTTGCTTGAAGAGACTACACCTGAGggccagggaggaagagaaaggaattgaGCTGGCCTATCTCGAGCAGCTTCATGGTCAACACGAAACCTGGTTTATTCACAAGACAACTAA GCTCCACTTTGAGGCTCTGCTGAACATTCCAGTGCTGGTATTGGATGTCAATGATGATTTTTCTGAAGAAGTAACCAAACAAGAAGAACTCATGAGAAAG GTAAACACTTTTGTAAAGAATCTGTAA